In Paenibacillus sp. FSL M7-0420, a single genomic region encodes these proteins:
- the rseP gene encoding RIP metalloprotease RseP yields MEMVRVVFLTVFMFFVLVTVHEWGHYYFAKRAGILVREFAIGFGPKLFSYKRGETQFTLRLLPFGGYARMAGEDPEMVEIGPGQTIAVRLGQDNKVKNIYLDSLDTRRNVIRGEAQFTDLENELKIRLDVDGEVTTYDVNPQAMMIKGTQQTQIAPKDRQFGSKTVGQRAIAILAGPVMNFILAFVLFALHLQMAGIPVENPTYVKIGDVSVGMPAQEAGLQKGDIVVTVDGQAIGGDYQKMIKLTSASKGKEMNWTLKRGEETLNVTMIPRGMEGEQGGKVGITPELPTRKAGVGETITKSGTAMVDTTKLIFIGFKQLINKFNMDDISGPVGTFQLTGQIAQQGIQYLTYWAAILSLYLGIFNLLPIPALDGSRLVFLGVEALRGKPVDPSREGMVHFVGFALLFLVMIAVTYNDILRLISG; encoded by the coding sequence ATGGAGATGGTAAGAGTTGTTTTTTTAACGGTGTTTATGTTCTTTGTTCTGGTGACTGTCCATGAATGGGGACATTATTATTTTGCCAAACGCGCCGGAATTCTTGTACGGGAATTTGCGATCGGTTTCGGTCCGAAACTGTTCTCTTATAAACGCGGTGAAACCCAGTTCACGCTCCGCCTGCTGCCCTTCGGGGGATACGCCCGTATGGCCGGCGAAGACCCGGAGATGGTTGAGATCGGCCCCGGGCAGACCATTGCTGTCCGGCTGGGCCAGGATAACAAGGTAAAGAATATTTACCTTGATTCCCTGGATACGCGCAGAAATGTTATCCGCGGCGAAGCGCAGTTCACGGATCTGGAGAATGAACTGAAAATCCGCCTTGATGTCGATGGTGAAGTGACCACCTATGATGTGAATCCGCAGGCGATGATGATCAAAGGCACCCAGCAGACGCAAATTGCGCCCAAGGACCGCCAGTTCGGCAGCAAAACCGTCGGCCAGCGCGCGATAGCGATCCTGGCCGGACCGGTGATGAACTTCATTCTGGCGTTTGTGCTATTTGCACTTCATCTGCAGATGGCCGGAATCCCGGTGGAGAATCCGACCTATGTGAAGATCGGTGACGTCAGCGTAGGAATGCCTGCACAGGAAGCAGGTCTTCAGAAGGGCGACATCGTCGTCACTGTGGACGGGCAGGCCATCGGCGGAGATTACCAGAAGATGATCAAGCTGACTTCAGCCTCCAAAGGCAAAGAAATGAACTGGACGCTGAAGCGCGGCGAAGAGACCTTGAATGTGACCATGATTCCCCGTGGAATGGAAGGAGAGCAAGGCGGCAAGGTTGGAATTACGCCGGAGCTTCCTACCCGCAAGGCCGGAGTGGGGGAGACAATTACCAAGTCCGGTACAGCGATGGTCGACACCACCAAGCTGATTTTTATCGGCTTCAAGCAGCTGATCAACAAATTTAATATGGATGATATCTCCGGGCCGGTAGGCACGTTCCAATTGACCGGGCAGATTGCCCAGCAGGGGATTCAGTATTTGACCTATTGGGCGGCTATTCTCAGCCTGTATCTAGGGATCTTCAATCTTCTGCCGATTCCTGCACTGGATGGCAGCCGGCTTGTATTCCTGGGTGTTGAGGCACTGCGCGGCAAGCCGGTGGACCCGAGCAGGGAAGGCATGGTCCACTTTGTAGGATTTGCCCTGCTGTTCCTGGTGATGATCGCTGTTACGTATAATGATATTTTACGCCTCATAAGCGGCTGA